One genomic region from Mastacembelus armatus chromosome 21, fMasArm1.2, whole genome shotgun sequence encodes:
- the LOC113123914 gene encoding C-X-C chemokine receptor type 4 produces MSRYQVLNVSVRFDYSDMLGNSTDISDINMSEESGDFEMEEPCGSAVSSDFNKIFLPTVYGIIFILGIIGNGLVVVVMGYQKKVTTMTDKYRLHLSVADLLFVITLPFWAVDAAKTWYFGGFLCVSVHMIYTVNLYSSVLILAFISLDRYLAVVRATNSQATRKLLASRVIYVGVWLPAAVLTVPDMVFARVQSIGSSNLFMDEHGDVETGDSRTICQRIYPQETSLIWTAVFRFQHILVGFILPGLVILTCYCIIITKLSRGAKGQVLKKKALKTTVILILCFFSCWLPYCVGIFLDTLMMLNVVPSSCELQQAVEKWISVTEALAYFHCCLNPILYAFLGVKFKKTARSALAVSSRSSQKVNLMTKKRGPISSVSTESESSSVLSS; encoded by the exons ATGTCACGTTATCAAGTGCTGAACGTGAGCGTGAGG tttgactATTCAGACATGCTTGGCAACAGTACTGACATCTCAGATATCAACATGTCTGAGGAGTCTGGAGACTTTGAGATGGAGGAGCCATGTGGCAGCGCCGTGAGCAGTGACTTCAACAAGATCTTCCTACCCACGGTTTATGGGATCATATTTATCCTGGGAATCATTGGCAATGGATTAGTTGTTGTTGTCATGGGCTACCAGAAAAAGGTCACAACAATGACGGACAAGTACCGGCTTCATCTGTCGGTGGCAGATCTCCTGTTCGTCATCACGCTCCCTTTCTGGGCTGTGGATGCAGCCAAAACCTGGTACTTCGGAGGtttcctctgtgtgtctgtgcacatgaTCTACACAGTCAACCTGTACAGCAGCGTGTTGATCCTGGCTTTCATCAGTCTCGACAGGTACTTAGCAGTTGTACGCGCAACTAACAGCCAAGCCACAAGGAAGCTGCTTGCAAGCCGAGTGATCTATGTGGGTGTGTGGCTGCCTGCAGCCGTGCTGACTGTACCTGACATGGTGTTTGCCAGGGTGCAAAGCATAGGCTCTTCAAACCTCTTCATGGATGAACACGGAGACGTGGAGACTGGTGACTCCAGGACCATCTGCCAGCGCATCTACCCACAGGAAACTAGTCTCATATGGACTGCCGTATTCCGCTTCCAGCACATCCTGGTGGGCTTCATACTGCCCGGCCTGGTCATCCTCACCTGCTACTGCATTATCATTACCAAGCTGTCGAGAGGCGCCAAGGGCCAGGTGCTGAAGAAGAAAGCTCTAAAGACCACAGTCATCCTCATCCTGTGTTTCTTCTCTTGCTGGCTGCCCTACTGTGTTGGCATTTTTTTAGACACCCTCATGATGCTGAACGTGGTCCCCTCTTCTTGTGAACTGCAACAAGCAGTGGAGAAATGGATTTCTGTCACTGAGGCACTGGCCTATTTTCACTGCTGCCTGAACCCCATCCTCTATGCTTTCCTGGGAGTTAAGTTTAAGAAAACTGCCAGGAGTGCACTGGCAGTCAGCAGTAGATCAAGTCAGAAAGTGAATCTCATGACAAAAAAGCGAGGGCCAATTTCATCTGTGTCAACTGAGTCCGAGTCCTCAAGTGTTTTGTCAAGTTAA